The following proteins are encoded in a genomic region of Paenibacillus antri:
- a CDS encoding rhamnogalacturonan acetylesterase, translated as MTLRFDFGPEGEAETGYIRVSAADAYDSAKGYGFVDGSRVTALRRGGDRLTGDFCIPFDAAFLADIEDGNYIVSITIGDAAAPTCTTLKTNGERLVLRNFRTVAGQYAQERFAVNVRGGKLKLAFGGIAPRINALEIAPSKEQITLYLAGDSTVTDPSENGYPQSGWGQMLSYFLKHDVAVANHAVGGRSSKSFIAEGRLNAILEGMKEGDYLFIQFGHNDQKSDEPRYTDPATTYPEHLRKYIDAARSKKATPVLVTSVHRRYFEADGKLKDTHGAYLDAVRRLAEEEEVALIDLAEKSKRLFEEAGPEGTKSIFLWGAPGEWMNYSSGVRDNTHFQEQGSLRIAELVVEGIRERQILPLTMYLR; from the coding sequence ATGACATTGCGTTTCGATTTCGGACCTGAGGGAGAGGCGGAAACCGGGTATATCCGGGTGTCCGCGGCTGACGCTTACGACTCGGCGAAGGGGTACGGCTTTGTCGATGGCTCGCGCGTCACGGCGCTTCGGCGAGGAGGAGACCGGCTGACCGGGGACTTTTGCATTCCGTTCGACGCCGCGTTCCTCGCAGACATAGAAGATGGAAATTACATTGTTTCGATTACGATCGGGGATGCGGCGGCGCCGACCTGTACGACGCTGAAGACGAACGGGGAGCGGCTCGTCCTCCGAAATTTCCGCACCGTAGCGGGGCAATACGCGCAAGAAAGGTTCGCGGTGAACGTTCGGGGGGGAAAACTAAAGCTCGCTTTCGGCGGGATCGCTCCTCGGATCAATGCATTGGAGATCGCGCCGTCGAAGGAGCAGATTACGCTCTATCTTGCGGGCGACTCTACCGTAACGGATCCGAGCGAGAACGGGTATCCGCAGTCCGGCTGGGGTCAGATGCTTTCTTACTTCTTAAAGCATGACGTCGCCGTCGCGAATCATGCCGTCGGCGGTCGCAGCTCCAAGAGCTTTATCGCGGAAGGCCGTCTGAACGCGATACTGGAAGGGATGAAGGAAGGCGACTATTTGTTCATTCAGTTCGGGCATAACGACCAGAAATCGGACGAACCGCGCTATACCGATCCGGCGACGACGTATCCGGAACACCTGCGAAAGTACATCGACGCAGCGCGCTCGAAGAAGGCAACCCCCGTACTCGTGACGTCCGTGCATCGACGTTACTTCGAAGCGGATGGGAAGCTGAAGGACACCCACGGGGCGTATCTCGACGCCGTGAGGCGTCTTGCGGAGGAGGAAGAAGTTGCGCTGATCGACTTGGCCGAGAAGAGCAAGCGGCTGTTCGAAGAAGCGGGTCCGGAAGGCACGAAGTCGATTTTCCTTTGGGGGGCGCCGGGAGAATGGATGAACTATTCGAGCGGTGTAAGGGATAATACCCATTTTCAAGAACAAGGCAGTCTGCGGATCGCAGAATTGGTCGTTGAAGGCATCCGGGAGCGACAGATTTTGCCTCTCACGATGTATCTGCGATAA
- a CDS encoding DUF2062 domain-containing protein, which translates to MLLKWRRRAKFYVIKLLRAGQGNHKVALGFVLGFFPCWFPTFGVGPALSIFFAKLLRTSVASSIVAAGVGSVAWPLLFFANYKVGNVLRAVWSKEAPIAEVDDLLLETVPEPDYAHAADHLNRLGDMGLNFMVGSIANSLVFSVLFYLCIRSLLARYRAPLLRTLRPKKKIGRTG; encoded by the coding sequence GTGCTTTTGAAATGGAGAAGAAGAGCGAAGTTTTACGTCATTAAGCTGCTGCGGGCGGGACAAGGCAATCATAAAGTCGCGCTAGGTTTCGTTCTTGGTTTTTTCCCCTGTTGGTTTCCCACCTTCGGCGTCGGTCCTGCTTTATCCATCTTTTTCGCCAAATTGCTCCGGACGAGCGTCGCTTCGTCGATCGTGGCCGCGGGCGTCGGTTCGGTCGCCTGGCCGCTGCTGTTTTTCGCGAACTACAAGGTGGGTAACGTATTGCGCGCGGTATGGTCGAAAGAAGCACCCATCGCCGAAGTAGACGATTTGTTACTAGAGACCGTCCCCGAACCGGATTACGCGCACGCGGCCGATCACCTGAACCGGTTGGGCGACATGGGCTTGAACTTCATGGTCGGTTCGATCGCGAATAGTTTGGTTTTCTCCGTCCTCTTTTATCTGTGCATCCGCTCGCTGCTCGCCCGGTATCGCGCTCCGCTGCTTCGTACACTTCGCCCCAAGAAGAAGATCGGCCGTACGGGGTAA
- a CDS encoding GDSL-type esterase/lipase family protein, producing MKNKRESAVNTATIPVPKLEEDCYDWWERHEEALRKQVEINPEIVLIGDSITHFWGGEPRTESIQGAPEAWNSVFSSYRVLNLGFGWDRTQNVLWRLDHGEMNGLTPRTVVILIGTNNTSETVNARANRPEEIAEGLRAICDRVEALAPQANIIIMAVFPREQHPDHPRRKRIAEMNALYAELAEERRYAFVDIGPQLLESDGTLSEQTAPDFCHLTERGYRCWANALRPLLRR from the coding sequence TTGAAGAACAAACGCGAATCCGCCGTCAATACGGCGACGATCCCCGTGCCCAAGCTGGAAGAGGATTGTTACGATTGGTGGGAACGGCACGAGGAAGCGCTTCGGAAACAGGTAGAGATAAACCCCGAGATCGTCCTGATCGGCGATTCTATTACTCATTTCTGGGGAGGCGAACCCCGAACGGAAAGCATCCAAGGCGCTCCCGAAGCGTGGAACTCCGTATTCTCGTCCTATCGGGTGCTCAATTTGGGCTTCGGTTGGGATCGGACCCAAAATGTGCTTTGGCGGCTTGATCACGGCGAGATGAACGGACTTACCCCCAGGACGGTCGTGATTCTGATTGGGACCAACAATACTAGCGAGACAGTGAACGCCCGGGCGAATCGACCGGAGGAAATTGCGGAAGGATTGCGGGCGATTTGCGACCGCGTGGAAGCATTGGCTCCCCAAGCGAACATCATTATTATGGCCGTATTCCCCCGCGAGCAGCATCCGGATCATCCGCGCCGTAAACGGATCGCCGAGATGAATGCCCTATACGCCGAGCTTGCCGAGGAACGTCGGTATGCGTTCGTGGATATAGGTCCGCAGCTCCTTGAGTCCGACGGAACGTTGTCCGAACAGACGGCGCCTGATTTTTGTCATCTGACGGAGCGCGGATACCGCTGCTGGGCGAACGCATTGCGTCCGCTCTTGCGCCGGTAA
- a CDS encoding DUF3502 domain-containing protein has product MFKWKRTSILLLAAVLVFALAACNGNNGGGGNGATNSGAESADGNAVDTSEFVKISYLVLGDKPKNGQFDAALKKVNEMMKEKINAELEWKWIEWADWQTKYNLALASGESIDLITIGTDWLDTWGNAQRGAFMNLDELLPKYAPETWNSIPEEDWAQSKYNGKIVLIPENDYTQWVNHGFFYRGDWAKEAGITEPIKDWEGIEKYLRYIKDNKPDVIPWDAASGTQTWGGFVQSYTDQLELPISTGFLPVFTTKSWDERFAVTSPIFEDVFVQYATMMKSWADQGFWREDALNNKGNNRDALKAGLSGLDQHHTQTFSGLRVEMDKAQPGSELQMFPFSRTRGTNLMELSITHGGTSVGAHSKHPERALMAYDLIRNNEEIYRLINYGIEGVQYEIKDGLRTRPAGYDEAKHGYYSDFWGGRVDKFEIPSDTSWDQIDETLYAEYEKIKKQYVYGQFVFDKTPIDAELTAISQVTGELGPAIVLGKVGDPAKAVEEFRNKLKQAGYDKVLAELQKQLDAYKAQMGE; this is encoded by the coding sequence ATGTTCAAGTGGAAAAGGACTTCCATTCTATTGCTCGCGGCCGTACTGGTTTTCGCGCTGGCGGCGTGCAACGGAAACAACGGCGGCGGAGGGAACGGCGCGACGAATTCAGGCGCGGAGTCGGCCGACGGAAATGCCGTCGACACGTCCGAGTTCGTTAAGATTAGTTATTTAGTACTCGGCGACAAGCCGAAGAACGGTCAATTCGACGCAGCGCTGAAGAAAGTCAACGAAATGATGAAGGAAAAGATCAACGCCGAACTCGAGTGGAAATGGATCGAATGGGCCGACTGGCAAACGAAATACAATCTGGCCCTCGCCTCCGGCGAATCGATCGACTTGATCACGATCGGTACGGACTGGCTCGATACGTGGGGGAACGCCCAACGAGGCGCGTTCATGAATCTTGACGAGCTGCTCCCCAAATACGCTCCGGAGACGTGGAACTCCATCCCGGAGGAGGATTGGGCGCAGAGCAAGTACAACGGTAAGATCGTGTTGATTCCCGAGAACGATTATACGCAATGGGTCAACCACGGCTTCTTCTACCGCGGCGACTGGGCGAAAGAAGCGGGAATTACCGAGCCGATCAAGGATTGGGAAGGGATAGAGAAATACCTGCGGTACATTAAGGACAACAAACCGGACGTGATTCCATGGGACGCGGCGTCGGGAACCCAAACGTGGGGCGGCTTCGTACAGTCGTACACCGATCAACTGGAGCTTCCGATTTCGACCGGGTTCCTGCCGGTGTTCACGACGAAATCGTGGGATGAGAGATTCGCCGTGACGAGCCCGATCTTCGAAGACGTCTTCGTACAATATGCAACGATGATGAAGAGCTGGGCGGATCAAGGCTTCTGGCGCGAAGACGCGCTCAACAACAAGGGGAACAACCGCGACGCGCTTAAGGCGGGCCTGTCGGGACTCGACCAGCACCATACGCAGACGTTCTCCGGTCTGCGGGTGGAGATGGACAAAGCGCAACCGGGCTCCGAGCTGCAGATGTTCCCGTTCTCCCGGACGCGCGGCACGAACCTGATGGAGCTGTCGATTACGCACGGCGGCACGTCGGTCGGCGCGCACAGCAAACATCCGGAGCGCGCGCTTATGGCCTACGACCTTATCCGCAACAACGAAGAGATCTACCGCTTGATCAACTACGGCATCGAAGGCGTGCAGTACGAGATCAAGGACGGCTTGCGTACGCGCCCTGCAGGTTATGACGAAGCGAAGCACGGCTACTATTCCGACTTCTGGGGCGGCCGCGTGGATAAGTTCGAAATTCCGTCTGACACGTCCTGGGATCAGATCGACGAGACGCTGTACGCCGAGTACGAAAAGATAAAGAAGCAGTACGTCTATGGACAGTTCGTCTTCGACAAAACCCCGATCGACGCTGAACTGACGGCGATCTCCCAAGTAACGGGCGAGCTCGGTCCGGCGATCGTGCTCGGCAAGGTCGGCGATCCGGCGAAGGCGGTCGAAGAGTTCCGCAACAAGCTGAAGCAAGCCGGCTACGACAAGGTTCTTGCCGAACTGCAGAAGCAGCTTGACGCCTACAAGGCACAGATGGGCGAGTAA
- a CDS encoding carbohydrate ABC transporter permease codes for MDDALESRSIRTDLSGLVVKIVGYLFIGLFSLCCLLPFLLVLGTSFTSESAIKKFGFNFWPREFSTFSYKIVFENPDLIVGSYLVTIAITVVGTSIGLFLVAMTGYALQRQDFEYRNGISFFIYFTTLFTGGLVPFYLLVTQYLDLKDNYLAVLLPGLLSPFLIIMMKAFVKSIPHAITESAKIDGAGDFTIFIRLILPMTTPALATIGLFIALGYWNEWYNAMLFLSPDMKYRPLQLFLYNVITSADFVRNSAAASNVQLRDVPLESMKMATAIVATGPVILFYPFVQRYFIKGITVGAVKG; via the coding sequence ATGGATGACGCTCTCGAATCCCGAAGCATACGGACCGACCTGAGCGGGCTCGTCGTCAAAATCGTCGGATACTTGTTCATCGGATTGTTCTCGCTGTGCTGCCTGCTGCCGTTTCTGCTGGTGCTCGGCACCTCGTTCACGTCGGAGTCGGCGATAAAGAAGTTCGGCTTCAACTTCTGGCCGCGGGAGTTCAGCACGTTTTCGTACAAAATCGTATTTGAGAATCCGGACTTGATCGTCGGCTCCTACCTCGTGACGATCGCCATAACCGTCGTCGGCACCTCGATCGGCCTGTTCCTCGTCGCCATGACGGGGTACGCGCTGCAACGGCAGGACTTCGAATACCGCAACGGCATCTCGTTCTTCATTTATTTTACGACGCTGTTCACCGGCGGCTTGGTACCGTTTTACCTGCTTGTGACGCAATACCTGGATTTGAAAGACAACTATCTGGCGGTGCTGCTGCCGGGCCTTCTAAGCCCGTTCCTCATCATCATGATGAAGGCTTTCGTGAAGAGCATCCCGCACGCCATCACGGAATCGGCCAAAATCGACGGCGCCGGCGATTTCACGATTTTCATCCGGCTCATTCTTCCGATGACGACGCCGGCGCTCGCGACGATCGGGCTGTTCATCGCGCTCGGGTACTGGAACGAATGGTATAACGCGATGCTGTTCCTGTCGCCGGATATGAAATACCGCCCGCTTCAGCTGTTCCTGTACAACGTCATCACGAGCGCGGACTTCGTTCGCAACTCGGCGGCGGCTTCGAACGTGCAGCTGCGCGACGTGCCGCTGGAATCGATGAAGATGGCGACGGCGATCGTGGCCACAGGTCCGGTCATTCTGTTCTATCCGTTCGTGCAGCGTTATTTCATCAAAGGCATTACGGTAGGCGCCGTAAAAGGATGA
- a CDS encoding ABC transporter permease yields the protein MCVPAILFFIVFAYLPMPGLYLAFIKYNYTDGIFKSPFVGFDNFRFLVMTGDLWRLTLNTVLYNLAFILLGNVLQIVVAVFLNELRIKWFKKVSQTLMFLPHFISAVLIGLIAYNVLSYDYGLLNGILTSLGMEPVKTYSNAGIWPFIIVLTYLWQSTGYGSIIYFASIMSLDNEVIEASEIDGANALQRIRHIVLPWLKPTFIILLLFSLGGVLRGNFGLFFNLVGANNTALYATTDIIETYVFRALMTNFNFSIGSAVSLYQSIFGFIVVITANWLVKRFSPENSLF from the coding sequence ATGTGCGTACCCGCGATTCTATTCTTTATCGTATTCGCGTACTTGCCGATGCCGGGCTTGTATCTGGCGTTCATCAAGTACAACTACACGGACGGGATCTTCAAAAGCCCGTTCGTCGGGTTCGACAACTTCCGGTTCCTTGTCATGACCGGCGACCTGTGGCGGCTGACGCTGAACACGGTGCTGTACAACCTGGCGTTTATTTTGCTCGGGAATGTGTTGCAGATCGTCGTGGCGGTATTTCTCAATGAGCTCAGGATCAAATGGTTCAAAAAGGTATCGCAGACGCTCATGTTCTTGCCGCATTTCATTTCGGCGGTGCTCATCGGCCTCATCGCGTACAACGTGCTTAGCTACGATTACGGTTTGCTGAACGGAATTTTGACCTCGCTCGGCATGGAGCCCGTCAAGACGTACTCCAATGCCGGAATCTGGCCGTTCATTATCGTGCTGACCTATCTGTGGCAATCGACCGGATATGGGTCGATCATTTACTTCGCCTCCATCATGAGCCTTGATAACGAGGTGATCGAAGCGTCCGAGATCGACGGGGCGAACGCCCTTCAGCGCATCCGCCACATCGTGCTTCCGTGGCTCAAGCCGACGTTCATTATCCTGCTGCTGTTCTCGCTCGGCGGCGTCCTTCGCGGCAACTTCGGCCTGTTCTTCAACCTCGTAGGCGCGAACAACACGGCGCTTTACGCGACGACGGACATTATCGAGACGTACGTGTTCCGCGCGCTGATGACGAACTTCAACTTCTCGATCGGCAGCGCCGTCAGCCTGTACCAATCCATCTTCGGCTTTATCGTAGTCATTACCGCCAACTGGCTTGTTAAAAGATTTTCGCCCGAAAACTCACTCTTCTAG
- a CDS encoding beta-galactosidase — translation MTILTSSSVALSSTAIRIDGESKIVLCASLFYFRIPSELWQERLQQIKSCGYTCIDVYFPWNFHELAEGAWDFSGERDVEKFLRLAADAGLQIVARPGPYICSEWDGGALPAYLYPMEDVKLRDNNPGFLRHVARWFDRIMPLLARYQLGGTEQGTVICVQLDNELDFFGCADPAGYIAALRDMALSHGITVPLIACAGQGGLAAASGFAEGVVPTCNFYPRDRDPDLDAKVLAYRAELAEMGLPLMVTETNRSHFLLRRLLAGGAKLLGPYLQVSGTNFGFTNATNNWGKPLAFLASDYDFGGMISPDGILRPEAYEARLLSRLIAAYGAPLAEAVPGAGSPPAALIAHRGTASGPNELRLQGGGSLLFVANTGEGTAELELTRTGAEEGARLWLMQDRCIALPYRIPLAHWELEGTLLYATAELFDIRTVDGKTEMLFHTEGSAEIAIALEGAVRVEAEGIAVNQLADFVRMSFDDSGSGACRFHLTNGHVLEILTMSREIALQSGIAIADETRTTATAESLPLAARWSEASIDPTLPMTAVGQRSVSQADYLEKFGIYRGYAWYEAEWKEAAKGAIGLLLHKAGDVVSLYDGPNYLGTLTPGGASAYIPLERPLIGKQIMARTEIWGHSNFDDARLPALRIGGMRGLRGLTAVTGVRDLNGNWRYAPADPANLAERPDEVFDAPVSRPIVEFGGWLSAQRFSREWFARSFTASEGSDAWVLHFEGLDGVATVFVNGRMAGAAQPLDPFVDITPFVLAGEAVELAVLLERHLGRPAGRVHLLEGSEAAEWRLSGAEESELLAHALRAKPSSVAAALPIALQPGAVAWVYGSLPLQLRAGRGLRISVEGSFAKATVFLDGRLVARIWTQGGASRPHVTGGSQDSFFVPGAWLTDEAELLLLLEAIDVARPAELRELRFKQL, via the coding sequence GTGACAATATTGACCTCGAGCTCGGTCGCGCTTTCGTCGACTGCCATTCGAATCGATGGGGAAAGCAAAATCGTTCTGTGCGCCTCCCTTTTTTATTTCAGAATTCCAAGCGAGTTATGGCAGGAACGGCTTCAGCAAATCAAGTCCTGCGGCTACACCTGCATCGACGTATATTTCCCCTGGAACTTCCATGAGCTGGCGGAAGGGGCTTGGGATTTCAGCGGCGAGCGGGACGTCGAGAAGTTTCTGCGGCTCGCGGCGGACGCCGGCCTGCAGATCGTCGCGAGGCCGGGACCATACATCTGCTCCGAATGGGACGGAGGCGCGTTGCCCGCTTATCTGTATCCGATGGAGGACGTGAAGCTGCGGGACAACAACCCGGGTTTCCTCCGGCACGTTGCCCGGTGGTTCGACCGCATCATGCCGCTGCTGGCAAGATACCAGCTCGGCGGGACGGAGCAAGGTACCGTGATCTGCGTCCAGCTCGATAACGAGCTCGATTTCTTCGGCTGCGCCGATCCCGCCGGCTATATCGCCGCGCTGCGCGACATGGCGCTCTCGCACGGCATTACGGTTCCGCTCATCGCCTGCGCTGGCCAGGGCGGACTCGCTGCCGCTTCCGGCTTTGCCGAAGGCGTGGTGCCGACCTGCAACTTCTATCCGCGCGACAGGGATCCCGATCTCGACGCCAAAGTGCTGGCGTACCGGGCGGAGCTGGCCGAAATGGGGCTGCCGCTGATGGTGACCGAGACGAACCGATCCCACTTCTTGCTGCGCCGCCTTCTGGCGGGCGGGGCGAAGCTGCTAGGTCCTTACCTGCAAGTATCAGGCACCAATTTCGGCTTCACGAACGCTACGAACAATTGGGGGAAGCCGCTTGCGTTTCTGGCTTCCGACTATGACTTCGGCGGCATGATTTCGCCGGACGGCATCCTTCGGCCGGAGGCGTACGAAGCGCGGCTGCTCAGCAGACTCATCGCGGCCTACGGCGCGCCGCTCGCCGAAGCCGTTCCCGGTGCGGGTAGTCCCCCGGCTGCGCTGATCGCGCATCGCGGTACTGCTTCCGGTCCCAACGAGCTTCGGCTGCAAGGCGGTGGAAGTCTGCTGTTCGTAGCAAATACCGGAGAGGGGACGGCGGAGCTCGAACTTACCCGCACAGGAGCAGAAGAAGGCGCGAGACTGTGGCTAATGCAGGATCGCTGTATCGCTCTTCCATACCGGATCCCGCTGGCGCATTGGGAGCTGGAAGGCACTCTGTTGTACGCTACAGCGGAGTTGTTCGACATTCGAACGGTAGATGGCAAAACGGAGATGCTTTTCCATACGGAAGGGTCAGCTGAAATTGCTATCGCTCTTGAAGGAGCCGTTCGAGTGGAGGCGGAGGGGATCGCTGTGAATCAGCTTGCCGACTTCGTGAGGATGTCGTTCGACGATTCCGGCAGCGGAGCATGCCGATTCCACCTGACGAACGGCCATGTATTGGAGATCCTCACGATGAGCCGGGAGATCGCGCTCCAGTCCGGCATTGCCATTGCCGATGAAACCCGGACGACAGCGACTGCCGAGTCGCTGCCGCTCGCTGCACGGTGGTCCGAAGCAAGCATCGACCCAACGCTTCCGATGACCGCAGTTGGACAGAGATCGGTCAGTCAAGCGGATTATCTAGAGAAGTTCGGCATCTATCGGGGCTATGCCTGGTATGAAGCGGAATGGAAAGAGGCGGCCAAGGGAGCGATCGGACTGTTGTTGCATAAGGCGGGCGATGTCGTTTCCTTGTATGACGGCCCCAATTATCTGGGTACTTTGACGCCTGGCGGAGCCAGCGCGTATATCCCGCTGGAAAGGCCGCTTATTGGTAAACAAATCATGGCCCGTACAGAAATCTGGGGACATTCAAACTTTGACGACGCGCGTTTACCTGCTCTTCGTATCGGCGGGATGCGCGGGCTGCGGGGACTTACCGCTGTAACCGGCGTTCGGGACCTAAATGGCAACTGGCGTTACGCCCCCGCGGATCCGGCTAACTTGGCCGAGCGACCGGACGAAGTATTCGACGCGCCGGTATCAAGGCCGATCGTAGAGTTCGGCGGATGGCTGTCCGCTCAACGTTTCAGCCGCGAATGGTTTGCCCGAAGCTTTACGGCTTCCGAAGGAAGCGATGCGTGGGTACTCCATTTCGAAGGGCTCGATGGAGTGGCCACCGTCTTCGTCAACGGCCGGATGGCGGGGGCCGCCCAACCGCTCGACCCATTCGTCGACATTACCCCATTCGTTCTGGCCGGCGAAGCCGTTGAGCTCGCTGTGCTTCTGGAGCGGCACCTCGGGCGTCCCGCAGGACGGGTACATCTGCTAGAAGGAAGCGAGGCCGCGGAATGGCGGCTTTCCGGCGCCGAAGAATCAGAGCTGTTAGCGCATGCTTTGCGGGCAAAGCCGAGTTCAGTCGCTGCGGCGCTGCCGATCGCGCTTCAACCCGGCGCTGTTGCTTGGGTATACGGCTCGTTGCCCCTACAACTGCGCGCAGGCCGCGGCTTACGCATCTCGGTCGAAGGCAGTTTCGCCAAGGCGACCGTCTTCCTGGACGGCAGGCTCGTCGCACGGATCTGGACGCAGGGCGGCGCGTCGCGACCGCATGTAACCGGAGGCAGCCAAGATTCCTTTTTCGTGCCGGGCGCCTGGCTTACGGACGAAGCCGAACTGCTTCTCCTGCTCGAGGCGATCGACGTCGCCCGACCGGCGGAGCTCCGGGAACTCCGCTTCAAGCAGCTATGA
- a CDS encoding RICIN domain-containing protein, which translates to MLKAMIVEDNAIYRYAIKSIIDWEQCGFELAAEAVNGKQAVERLEEGPVDLIVTDISMPEMNGIELIQTLKRSAPATKVIVLSSYDDFHFVKDALKLGALDYLLKHDLEEGHFIQAVSQAREMIEAERGSRVFSGKDDRDAALDLLRQVLQRTINPEELERRAEAVGLSPRSSLVLLTVGVRPPGGADEKNWGAATAMAARRLSTEWLCVPLNPGRMAVVLDFGGERSEARLAAGAHQEAERIRSLLKGEGMPCSIGVSRAGLGIKALQSLLKQAQAALFRSVFAEQESDRIFKVLPEQGLPETELAGHVSALSKALKSNAAESIEHHTEQLFRHIREAKPCESDLRTILLDLFAQLVVIASDKEIEFEPMGTWHDRVIQALERLDAIGSLKTLFLEQATRLAGEKPSIERAEIRLAKEYVQSRLGEDLNVGDISSRLGLNANYLSVLFRRHTGQRLVEYIQQSRVEAAKKLLRETTLKVYEVAEQVGFKDTSYFCKVFKEYAAMTVSDFRMYGQPAKGFLPEADYLLTNRNSGMALDVRSESNLPGAEVIQWYQHGGENQLWRLLPAGEGRYKLVNRKSGLVLDVERSSNESGAKLVQAADNGGDSQCWSIVKAGSYFKLVNVRSGLRADVNGNSKEPCASIIQWKDTNGANQQWNIVKAQ; encoded by the coding sequence ATGTTGAAAGCGATGATCGTAGAGGATAATGCGATTTACAGGTACGCCATCAAGTCGATTATCGACTGGGAGCAATGCGGCTTCGAGCTCGCAGCGGAAGCGGTAAACGGCAAACAGGCCGTCGAACGGCTCGAGGAGGGCCCGGTCGATCTGATTGTCACCGACATCAGCATGCCGGAGATGAACGGCATCGAGCTCATTCAAACCCTCAAGCGTTCGGCGCCGGCAACGAAGGTGATCGTGCTAAGCTCGTACGACGATTTTCATTTCGTGAAGGATGCGCTGAAGCTTGGGGCATTAGACTACCTGCTCAAGCACGACCTGGAGGAGGGGCACTTCATCCAGGCGGTCTCCCAGGCGCGCGAAATGATCGAAGCGGAGCGCGGCTCCCGGGTATTTTCAGGGAAAGACGATCGAGATGCGGCGCTTGATCTGCTAAGGCAAGTACTACAGCGCACAATCAACCCCGAGGAGCTTGAACGAAGGGCCGAAGCAGTCGGTCTGTCACCGCGCTCCTCGCTTGTTCTGCTTACCGTAGGGGTTCGACCGCCAGGGGGCGCGGACGAAAAGAATTGGGGAGCGGCGACCGCAATGGCCGCTCGCCGATTGTCGACGGAGTGGTTATGCGTTCCGCTGAACCCGGGCCGGATGGCCGTCGTGCTCGACTTTGGCGGGGAGCGAAGCGAAGCGCGGTTAGCCGCCGGCGCGCATCAAGAGGCGGAGCGCATCCGGTCCCTGCTGAAGGGAGAGGGGATGCCGTGCAGTATTGGGGTTAGCCGAGCAGGACTCGGCATCAAGGCATTACAAAGCTTGCTGAAGCAAGCTCAGGCGGCGTTGTTCCGCAGCGTCTTTGCGGAGCAGGAGAGCGACCGGATTTTTAAGGTCTTACCTGAGCAAGGGCTGCCGGAAACGGAGCTTGCCGGCCATGTCAGCGCGTTATCCAAAGCGCTCAAAAGCAACGCTGCGGAATCAATCGAGCATCATACAGAGCAATTATTCAGACATATTCGCGAGGCGAAACCGTGCGAGTCCGACCTGCGCACGATTTTGCTAGATTTGTTTGCCCAGTTGGTCGTTATCGCTTCCGACAAAGAAATCGAGTTCGAGCCGATGGGGACTTGGCACGATCGCGTGATTCAGGCATTAGAACGGCTGGACGCTATCGGCTCGCTAAAGACGCTTTTCCTAGAACAGGCCACACGTCTGGCTGGAGAGAAGCCAAGTATCGAGCGGGCGGAAATCCGGCTTGCGAAGGAATACGTGCAATCCCGCCTTGGGGAAGATCTGAATGTGGGAGACATCTCAAGCCGCTTGGGACTCAATGCGAATTATTTATCGGTCTTATTCCGGCGGCATACAGGCCAGCGTCTGGTTGAATATATTCAGCAAAGCAGGGTGGAGGCGGCTAAGAAGCTGCTGCGCGAGACGACGCTTAAAGTTTATGAAGTGGCGGAACAGGTGGGCTTCAAGGATACTTCATATTTCTGTAAAGTTTTCAAGGAGTATGCCGCCATGACCGTCTCGGATTTCAGAATGTACGGGCAACCGGCGAAGGGATTTTTACCCGAGGCCGATTACTTGCTGACAAACCGCAACAGCGGTATGGCTCTCGATGTACGCAGCGAATCCAATCTGCCCGGGGCCGAAGTGATTCAATGGTATCAGCATGGGGGCGAGAACCAATTATGGCGACTTCTTCCCGCAGGCGAAGGACGATACAAGCTGGTCAATCGAAAAAGCGGACTTGTTCTCGATGTCGAACGGTCCTCTAATGAATCCGGGGCCAAACTCGTACAGGCGGCGGATAACGGCGGGGATAGTCAATGCTGGTCGATCGTCAAGGCGGGCAGCTACTTTAAACTCGTGAATGTCAGGAGCGGGCTTCGTGCGGACGTGAACGGGAATTCAAAGGAACCTTGCGCATCCATTATCCAATGGAAAGATACGAATGGCGCGAACCAGCAATGGAATATCGTGAAGGCGCAATAA